The window GAAAGTTGCCCCTCTGTATAATCCGGAAATTTTTTCATCAATATATCGCTGATACAGAGTTCAAGTACGGCGTCTCCCAGAAACTCCAGCCTTTCATTATCCTTGCACAAGAGTTCCTGTTTCTCATTCACATACGATCGGTGCGTGAGGGCATTATCTAAGAGGCTTATATCGTTAAAAGTATAAGAAATTCTTTTCTCGAAATCCTTGAGTTTTTCAGTTCTCTCTTTATCCATGTGCGATTTTCCTTCCGAGTAGTTTTCCTCCATCTCTCTTATCTGCTATGATGGCAACGATATTGTTGGCAAGAGATGCGGTGTTCTCTGTAATAAGAACAGGGATGTAATTTTCTGAAAACCCTTTCTGTAGCCCGGTATCCCTGTCTTTTTTGTCTTCAATTAAAACAGAGAGACTTTTTCCTATAAATCTTTCAGCGAAGGCTGCCCGTTTCTCCTTTCCGAGCAGTCTAAGTATCTTCGAGCGTTCCTTTTTAACATCCTCTGCAACCTCGCCGGGGAGAGCCGATGATCGGGTTCCGGGGCGTTTAGAGTATCGAAACACATGAAGGTATGCGACAGGTATTTCCTCGATAAATGCAACGGTATTTGCAAACTCCTTCTCTCCCTCTCCGGGAAACCCGACCATGACATCTATACCCAGGGCGATGTCCGGTATTGCGTTCAGGAGCTTTTCTATGAGGCCTCTGAACAGTTTAGTGTTATAATCCCTTTTCATGAGTGACAATATTTTATTATCTCCGCTCTGGAACGGTATGTGAAGGTGCGGGCAGATTATTTTTGAATCCCTTATGTGGGAAATCATTTCATCTGTTACCTCGGTCGGTTCTATGGAACTCAGGCGCAGCCTTTCCACCGTTTTATTCTCCTCTATTTTTTTCAGAAGGGTGAGGAGGCTCGCGGGGGGAGAGAGGTCCTCGCCGTAGACGCCTAAATGGATGCCCGACAGGACAATTTCCCTGTGTCCCGCTTTTCCAAGTATCCCGATCCGATCGAGGACATCTTTTTCGGGAAGGCTTCTGCTTCGTCCCCTCAAATAGGGAACGATACAGTAACTGCAGAAGGAATTGCATCCGTCCTGTATCCTGAGGAATGCCCTTGTGTGTTCCGGAAATCTCGTAACAGGGAACCCTGAAATATTTTTAACGTGACCGATTGTGCCGACGAGGATCTGCTGCTCCCCGTTTACCATATTCCGGATAATATCGGGTATGTCTTCTTTTTCTGCGTTTCCCACCACAGCGGCCACCCCCGGAAGTCCGGATAAATCGCCGGGGGCTCTCTGAGCATAGCATCCCGTTACTATTATGGAGGCTTTCGGGTTGTTCCTGTAGGCTTTTCTTATCAGCTGCCTCGACTGGTAGTCCGTTCTGGCGGTAACGGTGCACGTATTTATGATATACATGTCCGCTGAGTTGTTGAAAGGCACATTGATAAAACCACTTCCGGCAAGCTTTTCGATGATGCCGGCGGATTCATACTGGTTGACCTTGCATCCGAGCGTAGTTACCGCTATTTTGTATGAGAGTTTCGAGTTCAAAGTTCAAAGTTCAAAGTTCAAAGTTTCGAGCTTAAAGTTCTGAGTTCAAAGTTCAAAGTTCAAAGTTCTGAGTTCCGGGTTTTTTAACTGAGAACCCAGAACTCAGAACTCAGAACCCGCAATGGGTAATTACTCAATCCATCCGCCACCGAGAAGCTGTTCTCCACGGTAAAAGACCGCCGCCTGGCCCGGTGCTACCGCCTTTTCCGGGTTTATAAATTTTACATAGGTCCTTTTGTCTAAGCGGTTTGTGGTTATTCGTGAAAGGGTGCCTTTGTGGCGGTATCTTATTTGAACAGTCGCCTCTATTTCTTCCCG is drawn from Syntrophales bacterium and contains these coding sequences:
- the mtaB gene encoding tRNA (N(6)-L-threonylcarbamoyladenosine(37)-C(2))-methylthiotransferase MtaB, producing MNSKLSYKIAVTTLGCKVNQYESAGIIEKLAGSGFINVPFNNSADMYIINTCTVTARTDYQSRQLIRKAYRNNPKASIIVTGCYAQRAPGDLSGLPGVAAVVGNAEKEDIPDIIRNMVNGEQQILVGTIGHVKNISGFPVTRFPEHTRAFLRIQDGCNSFCSYCIVPYLRGRSRSLPEKDVLDRIGILGKAGHREIVLSGIHLGVYGEDLSPPASLLTLLKKIEENKTVERLRLSSIEPTEVTDEMISHIRDSKIICPHLHIPFQSGDNKILSLMKRDYNTKLFRGLIEKLLNAIPDIALGIDVMVGFPGEGEKEFANTVAFIEEIPVAYLHVFRYSKRPGTRSSALPGEVAEDVKKERSKILRLLGKEKRAAFAERFIGKSLSVLIEDKKDRDTGLQKGFSENYIPVLITENTASLANNIVAIIADKRDGGKLLGRKIAHG